In Trichocoleus desertorum NBK24, the following are encoded in one genomic region:
- a CDS encoding type II CAAX prenyl endopeptidase Rce1 family protein, with amino-acid sequence MALQDIKRKLGQSGRYQLGVFVLLVALTAIACLLLAPKPKSAIQATDYAIHSQSSFNQPQFYPLSQKLPTNLYQPVGEWVGRLILPSQGLSDPKLPDYQQLQLDQANNASVSDWVWLEVQHAPSEAQNLVGKVVRLEWSRQTEVQAYVQAVTKNVSFTARTETSKQQGNVHPDRLNGHKAVGPLQSLAGARPNDDVIVTLKDVTVLPAGNSSSILQISREPVLATGRFYGLVKILGVDDHAGKQVAPSLCSKPPFCDREFFRVQHYNSVSKKFDGVLETIRIPQPLAGRSGIAPSTPRQIETSPAGKAGWYIYGVKSAEGVFVVQAIQPRSLVQLQPERVVLGHPAGLTYINQQNWQKVETQKGTLRKVLVKPGSTVTKAKAKPFKWKLGDRAIVLHTFGGIGGRKAEAALGYTVTGHFSYGLAEVVREPLTQELQFDVQYQQVYAHNPNAIISGTTTWPNYMGNLQWGWLGTRPVSDVLVKFDPVLRDYDFGGITLSPLREFQQQLQVMMARYRVGDGTGSATVTPATSCVQDSNQALYATILHIKQQVSSTPAIQSWLATHPKDEQTLRFQQLVSLAKDLEERLIPLGILRSDWQQNATVLAGTNPEQDFTSSRDPLAGLTSWRTMIPRQAQDELANLFLQHGAQLWFLRTNQVGGWNPDIVPIAPTALLGQLTVPVAKAPIASILLNRVLSALNPSDLRGWLMTVGLLFLYGAIALPLGFASGFLQVNLWSANWLSYCLLALRALLTPALLEELSFRVLLLPHPTVGVAWYIWGGWAALSLLLFILYHPLNGKTLYKAGATTFLDPIFLTLTGLLGVTCTAVYAVTGSLWAIAFVHWVVVVVWLIGLGGHAKLNLDPSPSLPT; translated from the coding sequence AATCTCTATCAACCCGTAGGAGAGTGGGTGGGTCGGCTGATCTTACCGAGTCAGGGCTTGTCTGACCCAAAGCTGCCAGATTATCAGCAGTTGCAACTTGATCAAGCGAATAATGCTTCAGTTTCAGATTGGGTCTGGTTAGAGGTGCAACACGCACCCAGCGAAGCGCAAAACTTAGTAGGAAAAGTGGTTCGGTTGGAATGGAGCCGCCAGACAGAAGTCCAAGCTTATGTGCAAGCCGTCACAAAAAATGTCAGTTTTACGGCTAGGACTGAGACCAGTAAACAGCAAGGCAATGTCCACCCCGATCGCCTCAATGGTCATAAAGCTGTAGGGCCGTTGCAGTCTTTGGCTGGAGCTAGGCCCAACGATGATGTCATCGTCACGCTCAAGGATGTCACCGTACTCCCAGCAGGGAACTCCTCCAGCATTCTCCAGATTAGTCGGGAACCTGTTTTAGCCACAGGACGCTTCTACGGGTTGGTGAAAATTTTAGGCGTAGATGACCACGCAGGTAAGCAAGTAGCACCCAGTCTCTGCTCAAAACCCCCTTTCTGCGATCGCGAGTTTTTTCGCGTCCAACACTACAATTCAGTTTCTAAAAAATTTGATGGTGTCTTAGAAACCATTCGTATCCCACAACCACTGGCTGGACGTAGCGGCATTGCGCCCTCCACTCCTCGCCAAATCGAAACCTCCCCGGCTGGTAAAGCAGGCTGGTACATCTATGGCGTTAAAAGTGCTGAGGGGGTTTTTGTGGTGCAAGCAATACAGCCGCGATCGCTGGTACAGTTGCAGCCAGAGCGAGTCGTTCTAGGCCATCCCGCAGGCTTGACCTACATCAACCAGCAAAACTGGCAGAAGGTTGAAACGCAGAAAGGCACTCTTCGGAAAGTTTTAGTTAAACCTGGCTCAACCGTCACGAAAGCCAAAGCAAAACCTTTCAAGTGGAAGCTAGGCGATCGCGCGATCGTTTTACATACCTTTGGCGGCATTGGTGGCAGAAAAGCAGAAGCGGCTTTAGGCTATACCGTCACGGGCCACTTTTCCTATGGGCTAGCCGAGGTAGTGCGTGAGCCGCTGACCCAAGAGTTACAGTTTGATGTCCAGTATCAGCAGGTTTATGCCCACAATCCCAATGCCATTATTTCAGGCACCACGACCTGGCCGAACTACATGGGCAATTTACAGTGGGGTTGGCTGGGAACTCGGCCTGTTTCAGATGTGCTCGTGAAATTTGACCCAGTGCTGCGCGACTATGACTTCGGTGGCATTACGCTCTCGCCCCTACGGGAATTTCAGCAACAGTTACAGGTGATGATGGCGCGGTATCGGGTGGGAGATGGTACAGGAAGCGCTACCGTAACGCCTGCAACCTCTTGTGTACAAGACTCTAATCAAGCTCTCTATGCCACAATTCTGCACATCAAGCAGCAAGTCAGCTCCACGCCTGCGATTCAAAGTTGGCTAGCCACCCATCCTAAAGATGAGCAAACCCTACGGTTTCAGCAGCTCGTATCCTTAGCCAAAGATCTCGAAGAGCGGCTAATTCCGCTAGGGATTTTGCGATCGGACTGGCAGCAAAACGCAACTGTTTTAGCGGGAACCAATCCTGAACAAGACTTTACGAGTAGCCGCGACCCACTCGCAGGGTTGACCAGTTGGCGAACCATGATTCCCCGACAAGCCCAAGATGAATTGGCTAACTTGTTCTTACAACATGGGGCACAGCTCTGGTTTCTCCGCACGAATCAAGTCGGCGGCTGGAACCCGGATATCGTCCCCATTGCACCGACTGCGTTATTGGGTCAGTTGACCGTTCCAGTCGCGAAAGCTCCGATCGCTTCTATTTTGCTCAATCGGGTTTTGAGCGCTCTAAATCCTTCTGATCTGCGAGGCTGGCTGATGACAGTCGGGTTGCTGTTCCTTTATGGCGCGATCGCCTTACCCCTAGGCTTTGCCTCTGGTTTTTTACAAGTCAATCTTTGGTCTGCCAATTGGCTCAGCTATTGTTTGCTGGCCTTACGAGCATTACTCACACCAGCGCTCTTAGAGGAATTAAGCTTCCGAGTATTACTACTGCCGCATCCCACGGTGGGAGTGGCTTGGTATATCTGGGGCGGATGGGCAGCGCTGAGTTTGCTGCTGTTCATCCTCTATCACCCGCTAAACGGCAAAACTCTGTATAAGGCTGGTGCAACTACCTTTTTAGACCCCATTTTTCTGACTTTGACAGGATTGCTAGGAGTGACTTGTACAGCAGTTTATGCCGTGACAGGCTCTTTATGGGCGATCGCTTTTGTCCACTGGGTCGTTGTGGTGGTCTGGCTAATCGGGTTAGGCGGACATGCCAAACTCAATCTTGATCCGTCACCTT